The following proteins are encoded in a genomic region of Amycolatopsis sulphurea:
- a CDS encoding carbon-nitrogen hydrolase family protein, with protein MPRIALCQLNSGDDAEANLDSVRTEVTRAAARGARVVVFPEATMVRFGRPLAPIAEPLDGPWATAVAETAREHDVLVVAGMFTPSGDGRVRNTLLVTGLGKHLGYDKIHLYDAFGFAESETVAAGSHLVTFEAEGTVFGVATCYDLRFPELFRCLADDGADVLLVPASWGAGEGKREQWELLVRARALDSGCWVLACDQADPAATGLEVNPKSPTGIGHSMVADGFGRVTAALGPAPETLLADVGAAEAIHARGVTGALANQRLSSGLVGPGGRLG; from the coding sequence GTGCCCCGGATCGCGTTGTGCCAGCTCAACTCGGGCGACGATGCGGAGGCCAACCTGGACTCGGTACGCACCGAGGTGACGCGCGCGGCCGCGCGCGGCGCACGGGTGGTGGTGTTCCCGGAGGCGACGATGGTGCGGTTCGGCCGGCCACTCGCCCCGATCGCCGAGCCGCTGGACGGACCGTGGGCCACGGCGGTGGCCGAGACGGCGCGGGAGCACGACGTGCTGGTGGTGGCCGGCATGTTCACTCCGTCCGGTGATGGCCGGGTCCGCAACACCCTGCTGGTGACCGGCCTCGGCAAACATCTGGGCTACGACAAGATCCACCTGTACGACGCGTTCGGCTTCGCCGAGTCGGAGACAGTGGCCGCCGGGTCGCATCTGGTCACCTTCGAGGCCGAGGGCACCGTGTTCGGCGTGGCGACCTGCTACGACCTGCGCTTCCCGGAGCTGTTTCGCTGCCTCGCCGATGACGGCGCGGACGTGCTGCTGGTCCCGGCGTCCTGGGGCGCAGGCGAGGGCAAACGTGAGCAGTGGGAACTGCTGGTCCGCGCGCGGGCGCTGGACTCGGGCTGCTGGGTGCTGGCCTGCGACCAGGCGGATCCGGCGGCCACCGGCCTGGAGGTCAACCCGAAGTCCCCGACCGGGATCGGCCATTCCATGGTGGCCGACGGTTTCGGCCGGGTGACCGCGGCACTGGGCCCGGCCCCGGAGACCCTGCTGGCCGACGTCGGGGCGGCCGAGGCGATCCACGCCCGCGGGGTCACCGGCGCGCTGGCGAACCAGCGGCTCTCCAGCGGCCTGGTCGGACCGGGCGGGCGGCTCGGCTGA
- a CDS encoding response regulator has product MKTEERRRGPGPIPVGVIEDHPLYRDAVARVLNEAPDIELGAVADSVARFAVQDQPPGSVVVLDLKLRGVQDAAAVLEVGQMGHKVLVVSAHAEQPEVLGAMQAGAKGFLSKDVDGDELLRAIRTIAEDNAYVSPTLAGMIIQDTEDRRAGPKIVLSEREKQVLRLVAAGERDVDVAEILDISVRTVRSYLDRIRDKTGERRRAGFVRVAIREGLLR; this is encoded by the coding sequence GTGAAAACGGAAGAGCGGCGGCGTGGACCGGGTCCGATCCCGGTCGGCGTGATCGAGGACCACCCGCTGTACCGGGACGCGGTCGCGCGCGTGCTGAACGAGGCTCCGGACATCGAACTGGGCGCGGTCGCCGATTCGGTCGCCCGGTTCGCGGTGCAGGACCAGCCACCGGGCAGCGTGGTCGTGCTGGACCTCAAACTGCGTGGCGTCCAGGACGCGGCGGCGGTGCTCGAAGTGGGGCAGATGGGGCACAAGGTGCTGGTGGTCTCCGCGCACGCGGAACAGCCCGAGGTCCTCGGCGCCATGCAGGCGGGCGCGAAGGGCTTCCTGTCCAAAGACGTCGACGGCGACGAGCTGCTCCGCGCGATCCGCACCATCGCCGAGGACAACGCCTACGTCTCGCCGACCCTGGCGGGCATGATCATCCAGGACACCGAAGACCGGCGCGCCGGCCCGAAGATCGTCCTGTCCGAACGCGAGAAGCAGGTCCTCCGCCTCGTCGCGGCGGGGGAGCGCGACGTGGACGTGGCCGAGATCCTCGACATCAGCGTCCGCACGGTCCGCTCCTACCTCGACCGCATCCGCGACAAGACCGGCGAACGCCGCCGGGCCGGGTTCGTCCGGGTCGCGATCCGGGAGGGGCTGCTGCGGTGA